GATGCGGATGAAAAGGAATTATTGGACAACGGAATGGATGAAAGCTGATTATACTGGTTTAGGGTGAAACAATAAAAAAATTTTCTGATGACGCCTTTATGCCGCCCTTACGGGGCTATTTTTGTTTTAACTTCATCTACCCAGGGCGTTGCCCTGGGCTATAATATGTCGCCCCGTTGGGGCTTCAGACAAGCCCTGAAAGGGCGAACTACCGTAGCCCAGGGCAACGCCCTGGGTAAAACGCCCCCCAACAATAATAGCCCTGAAAGGGCGGCATAAAATGATGCAACGCGAGCCCAAAAACAGCGATGGCCCTCTTGGAACGCCATCAAATTTAAATATTCAACCTCAAGCAGTATAAATACAAGACCTGAACCCGATCCGAACCGCTTGCTCCGCCCCTTGGATTCGATCTTGAGCTTCATACTGACTTGTGAAAGGCTGCGCCGGGAAACAGTGAGGTTTGTTTTGGGAGGGAATCCATGAAATTCGAAACATTCAAAGCCGGACGGTGGGCTAAGCGCTACCAGTACCAGAGCTTTGAGCCGGTTCCCGTCAATCACCCCTGGACATGGGAAGACCCCGCCATCAACACCTTGTTGGAGCAGGCCACCCGGGCCCTGGGCGAGCTGAACGCCTTTTCACTGATCGTACCGGATATCGATCTGTTCATTCAGATGCACGTGGTCAAGGAGGCGCAGACATCCAGCAAGATCGAGGGAACTCAGACCGGCATCGGCGAAGCACTGATGGAGGAAGAGCAGATCAGCCCGGAAAAACGTGATGATTGGCGCGAGGTGCGTAATTACATCGAAGCGGTCAACACCGCGATTATCGAGTTGCAGAATCTACCGCTGTCCAACCGGCTGCTGAAGCGAACACACGCGATCCTGATGCGCAGCGCACGTGGCGAGCACAAGTTGCCTGGAGAATTTCGAACCAGTCAGAACTGGATCGGTGGTTCGAGTCTGAACGATGCCACTTTTATTCCACCGCACCGGGATAACGTGCCCGAGTTGATGAGTGACTTGGAGAAATTCTGGCACAACGAGGAGATCATCGTCCCCCATCTCATTCGCGCCGCCATCAGCCACTACCAGTTCGAGACCATTCACCCGTTTCTGGACGGCAACGGAAGAATAGGCCGCCTGTTCATCCCGCTCTACCTGATCAGCCACGGCCTGTTGGCCAAACCTTCTTTATATCTTTCAGACTTTTTCGAGCGCAACAGGGCCAGCTACTATGACGCCCTGATGCGGGTTCGTGTTGGCAACGACCTGATCCACTGGGTGCGCTTCTTTCTCAACGGCGTTGCGCAAACAGCCGCTAAGGGGCGGGAGGTATTCCGGCAGATCCTGGCCCTGCGCAGCGAAGTCGAACAATCCGTCATGGGGATGGGCAAACGGGCGGCAACCGCTCACCAAACGCTCAACCTGCTGTATCGCAAGCCGGTGATCGATGCGAGCGACCTGGAACGGGAACTGAAGGTGTCCACCCCCACGGCCAACGCATTGATCAAGTCTTTGAGAAATAAGGGAATTCTTGTGGAAACCACCGGGCAGCAACGGGGCCGGGTTTATGCCTTTGATCGTTACCTTAGCCTTTTCTTAAGTTAAAGAAAACGCCTTTCCTTTAACTAAGACTTTTGCTAAGCAAAAGATGATCCCAGCTTTGACCGGCGCTTTCGCGCCTGCCCCATGCTCAGCTCTTTATCCAGCAGTCCGTTCAAAAACCCTCAAGTGCAAGGAGCAATCCCGCACCTACTTGGGTAGGGAACACTCTGACGCTTGAAAGATTTGTTATCCCAAGTAGATGCGGGACGACGCGGCAATTGGGGGTTTTTCAACGAACAGTTGAGCACCAACAAGCTGGTTGAGGAGTCGGGCGCGTATGCGCTGGCGGCCTGGGATACGGAAAACCATTTTCGGGCCTTGGCGGCGACGGGAATGTGAACCGGACGCTGGAGATCCTGGAGCGGCTGGATGCCGAGGACAATCAGGCGGGTGCAGAGTGCGCCGCCCTCGCCGTCCTGTCCGCCGCGACTTGCCTGCTGGCAAGCGAACCGACGCGGCCTCGCGTTGTCAAAATGCTGAAATACAAGACCTGACCCTGATTCCTTGAACTCGTTTGGCCTGGGACGTGCCGTTGTGAATGAGTCAATGTTTCAATTTTGTATCGTTTTTTTTGACTGACAAAGAGATCGGATTCTGTGAACAAGTGTCCAGGGAGAGCAGATCATGAATTCTAAACCTGAAGGAGCCGGAGCCCGAGCCTGCTGGTTTGTCGGGGCTACATACGGTGGAACCGGTGATCAAACACCCCGTTTCCTGCGGGAAGGCATTTGGGAGAATGGGTATCAGGACAAATATCTCGACACGGTCAAGTCCATCCAGGCTGGAGATCGTATTGCGATCAAATCGTCCTATACACGAAAACACGATCTGCCTTTTGATAACCGCAGCCAAACCGTTTCCGTCATGGCAATCAAGGCCATTGGCACGGTCAAGGAGAATTTTGGCGACGGACGGACATTGAAGGTTGATTGGAAACCATATGATCCTCCGCGTGAATGGTATTTCTATACCAACAGAAGCACGGTTTGGCGTGTCTTGCCGGGTGATTGGACCACGGACGCGCTGATTGGCTTTGCGTTTGAGGAAAAGCCTCAAGACATCAATCGGTTTCGCAATGCTCCCTATTGGCGTGAGCGTTTTGGCGACACAACCGCCGATAAGCGTCGCTTCAACTGGACTCGTTTTTATGAGGCGATGGCTGACCAGATCCTTTCCTTCAGGAATCGACGCAGTGAATTGGTTTCCAGCATCCACGCCATTGCCGAAAGACATGACTGCATGTCCATCCTGAATGATCAGTACGAGAAAGGTGTTCCCGGCGGACCACTGAAAGATATATGCCCATTTACCGTCATGGGCATTTTCAACAGGGGGATTACAGATGCCAATCGCAAAGCTTTGGCGAATGAGCTGGCGAGCCTTCTTGGCGTATCGGTACCGGTTCCCGATTCCTTTGAGGGGATTCCCGTTGTAAATAATCAAAGGTCATGGTTTTTTGCTTACAGCTATCAACGCCAACCAGACGACATAGACGCTCTATGGGAGATATTTGCCCAAGCGATTGCCTTCTCGGATACGAATGATGCCGAAACACGATCAGCATTTACCGCGGCGTTCGACAACGCCTCAAAACGCTGGGGAGTAGGGTGGAATCTGACCATGGGGCTTTACTGGATCCGCCCATGGAGCTTCCCTACGCTTGACGGTCAATCACAGGATTACATCCGCAAAAAACTCAATATCCAAATCGGAAAAAACGGCCCAAAAGGCCGCTGTAGTGCGCGTGATTATCTCGAACTGCTGGATACCCTTGAGGCACGCTTTCAAGAGGACGCTTACCCCGTCCACTCTTTTCCTGAGCTCTCTCTAGCGGCATGGCTCTATAAAGACAGCGGAAAGTCCTTCCATCCAAAGGCGACAGACACTGATGGGCAGGATGCTGAAATGTTTGAGGAAGACATTGAGCTAGACGAAGCAGATGCCGATTTGAAAGATTTGTTCCCAAAATTCGATCAGTTAATGATCCCCCTTTTGAGGCTCCTGATTGATGGCAAGGAACATCTTGCCAAAGATGTCTTTCGGGAACTCAAGTCCCTGATGGGACTGGAGAAGTATGACGTCATTACCCTTGATTCTACTGGCCAGCCGTTGTTCGATAATCGAGCAGGTTGGGCAAAGTCTTACCTTAAGAAAGCAGGACTTGTTGTTTTTCCCAAAAGAGGTTTTGTTCAAATTTCCGAGAAAGGTCTGGAATTTTTAAATCAGCCTCAATCGGAGTTGGAGAAGTATAGTACTTTTACAGATTTTTTTGCATCAACATCATCATCACCGATGGATGAATCACGGCCAATAGTTCCGTATTCGATAGACGACATTCTCTCGGATGGTTGCTTCATCTCGCGAGAAAAAATCGAAAAAATTCTTGAACGCCTACGAACCAAGAAAAACCTGATACTCCAGGGGCCGCCGGGAACTGGAAAAACGTGGCTGGCAAAGCGATTGGCTTTTGCTTTGATCGGGCAACGCGACGACAGCAAAGTCCGAGCTGTCCAATTTCACCCAAACCTCTCTTACGAAGACTTTATTCGCGGCTGGCGACCGATCGGCGACGGAAAACTTACTCTTGTGGACGGCCCGTTTCTGGAGATGATGAAGTCAGCCTCGAAAGAGCCCACATCACGACACGTCGTCGTCATCGAAGAGATCAACCGAGGGAACCCCGCACAGATTTTTGGGGAAATGCTGACGCTGCTTGAGGCGGACAAGAGAACGCCGAACGAAGCCCTGGAGCTTTCCTATAAGCAGTCGGATGGCGAACGAGTATTTATCCCAGACAACTTGTACGTCATCGGTACGATGAATATTGCCGACCGTTCCCTTGCACTGGTCGATCTGGCACTACGGCGTCGTTTTGCCTTCATTGACCTGGAACCCTCACTGGGCAAGCCCTGGAAAGACTGGGTTCTGTCCCAGTGCGGTATTGACGTTGACATCCTTGCTGAGATTGAACAGCGCCTCACTGCCCTGAACAACGTAATTTCCGCGGATACCGGCCTCGGACCGCAGTTCCGTTTGGGACACAGTTATGTTACGCCTCCGTTCGGCATACCTATCAATAATCCCCGAGAATGGTTCCGCCAAGTCGTTGATACGGAAATCGGTCCACTGCTCGACGAGTACTGGTTTGATGCGCTTGAAAAGTCCCAGCAAGCCAGGGAACGTCTACTCGAAGGTTTTTAACCGTGACTTTGGGGACACCCGAACATGCATCATGTTCAAAGGATGATGGAGGTCGGATCGGCCGCATCCCGGTACGCAACCTTTGGCTGCTTATGCTCTACGCATCGGAACTATTTCGAGATATTGAGAATGCCAAGGTCGCTGTAGAGGACAATCCAGATGATATTCCCGATCTGGTGGCGGAAATACTCTGCCGTCAGGTTGAACGCCGCATCCAACGCAATTTGAGCTATGGCTACCAGTCGCGGGAAGCTGAACTGAACCGGGTACGCGGACGTATCAATCTGCTGAATACCGAAAGGCGTCGTTTGCTTGACCGGGGAAAAGTGGCTTGCCGGTTCGATGAATTGACCATTGATACTGCTCGAAACCGCTTTGTACGTTCGGCCCTTGAGAATATCTCCAAAGTAGTCCGCCGTAATGGACTGGCCCGCCGATGCAAGGCGTTGGCCGCAAGTTTAAGGCAGATGGGGGTAACCGGGGAACAGCCTGGTCGTGGCGAAGTTTTCATCGCCCGCTTTGGCAGGCACGATGTAGATGACCAACCAATGGTTGCCGCAGCCTATTTGGCTTTTAACCTTGCCTTACCAACGGAAGCCGAGGGTTCTAGGCAATTGCCGTTGCCGGATCGTGAAATAAGCTGGGTTCGCAAACTTTACGAGAAAGGTGTCGCTGGATTCTATGATGTTGTGCTTTCAGGAAAAGGGTGGCGTGTCGGCTCCGGCAAGGTGATTGATTGGCAGATTGAGAGTAAAAGTCCAGGTATAGACAGAATCCTACCCTCCATGCGGACCGACATCATACTTGATCACTCTGGTACGGAACGTCGTATTGTTATCGACACCAAGTTCAACTCCGTTGTCACTCGGGGCTGGTATCGAGAAGAATCTCTACGCAGCGGGTATGTATACCAGATATATGCATATTTGAGGTCACAGGAAGGCCGTGGCGATCTGCTCGCTGAGAAGGCATCGGGGCTACTTCTGCATCCTTCTGTGGGCGATATGGTTAACGAAGCCGTGATGATCCAGAACCATGAGATTCGATTTGCCACTGTCGATCTCGCGGCCTCGGCAAAGGAGATCCGAGGGCAGCTTTTGCAGGTTCTTGATTTTGCCATCTGAAGAGAGTGTCAAACGGAGAAAACCTATGACCAACAATCCGAATCCGCCCCGCATCGAGAGCCTCTCCGTGCGCAACTACCGTGCGTTGAGAGAGCTGACTCTTGATCAACTGACGCCGCTGACCGTGCTGTTGGGGCCTAATGGCAGCGGCAAGTCCACGGTGTTCGATGTTTTCGCGTTTCTCTCCGAATGTTTCTCCGATGGTCTGCGCAAGGCTTGGGATCGTCGGGGCCGTTTTCGCGAGTTGCGCAGCAGAGATCAGGGCGGGCCGATCGTCATCGAGGTCAAGTATCGTGAACAGCCGGATGCCTACCTGATTACCTACCATTTGGAAATTGAGGAACAGGCCAAGGGGCCCGTGGTGAAGCGGGAGTTTTTGCGCTGGAAGCGGGGCCATCCGGCCGCCCCTTTCCTTTTTCTGGACTACCGTTACGGCAAGGGCAAGGTGATCACCGGCGAACAACCCGAGCCGAGCGACATCCGTGTGGACAAGCCGCTGTCCGGGCCGGAGGTGCTGGCGGTCAGCACTCTGGGTACGCTGGCGGAGAATCCGCGGGTCATTGCCTTGCGAAATTTCATCACCGGCTGGCATCTTTCCTATCTGTCCGCTGACGCTGTCCGGGGCAATCCCGAAGCGGGCGCCGAGGAGCGGCTTTCGCCCACCGGCGACAATCTGCCCAATGTCGTCCAGTACCTGCGCGAACAGCATCCGGAGCGACTGGAGCGGATTTTCGAGACCTTGCGCCGCCGCATCCCGCGGATCGAAAAGGTGCAGGCAGAGGTGCTTCAGGACAGTCGTCTGCTGTTGCTGGTCAAGGACGCGCCATTTTCAACGCCGGTCTTGTCTCGTTTCGCCTCCGACGGCACCCTCAAGCTGCTGGCCTACCTGACCCTGCTCTACGACCCGGAGCCTCCCCGACTCGTGGGTATCGAGGAACCGGAAAACTACCTGCATCCCCGGCTGTTGCCCGAGTTGGCGGAAGAGTGCCGACTAGCCTCCGACCACACCCAGCTCATCGTCACGACCCATTCGCCCTTTTTTATCAATCCTCTTCAGCCGAAAGAGGTTCGTGTGTTGTACCGGACCGCGGATGGATACACGCGGGCACGGCGGGCCAGCGACATGCCCGGCGTTCAAGAATTTCTGGACCAGGGAGCCAACCTGGGTGAACTTTGGATGGAGGGGCATTTCGACGTCGGCGATCCCCTGAATCCCCAAAGCCTTATGGGTCTGGACGATGAGCCATGATCCAGCTCGAGTTGATCGTTGAAGAAGCTTCCGCCGAGGAGGCTCTGCGGCACTTACTCCCCGGAATGTTGCGTGGCCGTGCCCGTGCCAAGGTGATCAACCTCGGAAGCAAGTACAAACTGCTCAAGGTGCTTGAGGACCGATTGCGAGCTTACCGGACGCGTATCGACAAGGGCGAGAACTTGCGTGTCGTGGTGCTGCTTGATCGTGATGATGACGATTGTGTCCTGCTGAAGGACAGACTGGAGCAAGCATCAGCACAGGCGGGCCTGCCCTCCAAATCCCGACCGGATGAGCGTGGCCGTTTTTTCGTGGTGAACCGGATCGTGATCGAAGAACTGGAATCCTGGTTCATAGGCGATCCAGAGGCGTTGCGAGGGGCGTTCACAAGACTGCCCAGGATCACGCCGACGAGCGGTATCTTCCGCAATCCGGACAACGGCGGAACCTGGGAAGCTCTGCACCGCTTTCTGAAGAAGCACGGCATCTACAGAAACTCTTACCCAAAGATCGATGCGGCCCGGCGCATCGCTCCGAACATGCGGATCGACCGGAACAGGTCTAGGAGCTTTGGGCAGTTCGTCGCGGGTATCGAGGCGATGCTGGCCTGAAAGGTTGGCGCGTCCTTGTGGGGCCATTTCAAGCTATCTCCTCACTCACTCCCCTCGCTCCCCCCTCAATCATCCAGCCGAATATCCTTCCCCTCCTTGATCCGCTTCATGGTCCTGACCGCGCACATCTTGCCGCACATGGTGCAGGAGTCCTCGTGGTGCGGGCGGGAGGAGGCGCGGTAGGCCCGGGCTTTTTCCGGGTCCAGGGCCAGGGTGAACATGCCTTCCCAGTCCAGGTCGGCGCGGGCCTTGGACATTTTGTCGTCCCAGTTGCGTGCTCCGGGGATGCCCTTGGCGATGTCCGCGGCGTGGGCCGCGATGCGGGCGGCCATGATCCCTTCCTTCATATCCTCCAAGGTGGGCAGGCGCAGGTGTTCCGCCGGGGTGACGTAGCAGAGGAAGTCCGCGCCAGCGGCCGCGGCCACGGCTCCGCCGATGGCGCTGGTGATGTGGTCGTAGCCCGGGGCCACGTCCGTGACCAGGGGGCCGAGCACGTAGAAGGGCGCGCCGTGGCAGAGCCGCTTCTCCAGGACCATGTTCGCGGCGATCTCGTTCAGGGCCATGTGTCCGGGGCCTTCGATCATCACCTGGACGTCGCGCTCCCAGGCCCGTTTGGTCAGTTCGCCCAGGACGATCATTTCCTGAACCTGGACCGCGTCCGTGGCGTCGTGCAGGGAGCCCGGGCGGCAGCCGTCGCCCAGGCTCAGGGTCACGTCGTGCTTTACGCAGATGTCCAGGAGCCGGTCGTAATGCTCGTAGAACGGGTTCTCGGCGTCGTTCTCCTTCATCCAGGCGTAGAGCAGGGAGCCGCCCCGGGAGACCAGGGAGGTCAGGCGGTCGGTTTTCTCGATCCGCTCCGCGGTCAGCCGGTTCAGACCGCAGTGGATGGTCAGAAAATCCACGCCGTCGTCCACATGGGTCTGGACTACGTCGAAGAACTCGTCAGCGGTGATGTCGGACAGGTTCTTGTCGTAGAACCCCACGGCGTCGTAGATGGGCACCGTGCCGATCATGGCCCGGGACTCGGCGATCAGGGCCTGGCGGAATTCCCTTGTCTTGCCGAAGCAGCTCAGGTCCATGATCGCCTCGGCCCCCAGGCGCAGGGCGTGGCGGACCTTTTCCATTTCCAGGTCCATGTCGCAGGCGTCCTTGGAAATGCCCAGGTTGACGTTGATCTTGGTGCGCAATCCCCGTCCGACCCCCTCGGGGTCCAGGTGGGCGTGGTTCTTGTTGGCCGGAATGATCACCTCGCCCGCGGCCATGCGCTCCACTAGGGTTTCCACGGGCAGATTTTCCTTGGCCGCCACGGTGCGCATCTGGTCCGTGATAATGCCCCTGCGGGCCGCATCCATCTGGGTTGTCCAGTTCATGATCGTCATTCCTTTATATTATTGTTCATGGCGTTGCGCAGGGCCCGGATCTGCCCGGCGATGTCCGGCTTGGCGACGATTTCCGTGATCATGGCCACGCAGGACGCACCTCTGTGAATCACTTCCCCGATGTTGTGCTCCTTGATCCCGCCGATGACCACGAAGGGAATGGACAGATTGGCCGTGACCCATTCCAGATATTCCAGGCCCACCGGCGCGCAGACGTCCTTCTTGGTCTTGGTGGCGAAGATCGGCCCCACGCCGATGTAGTCCGCCCCGGCCGCCACAGCGGCCCGGGCCTGGTCCGGGGAGTGGGTGGACAGGCCGATGATCTTGCCCGGTCCGAGCAGGCGGCGGACCACCGGGACAGGCAGGTCGTCCTGGCCCACGTGTACGCCGTCCGCGTCCATGGCCTGGGCCACGGCTACGTCGTCGTTGACCAGAAACAGGGCTCCGGCCTCGCGGGTCAGCTCCCGGATGGCCGCGCATTCCTCCAGCTTGACCCGTCCGAGCTTGTCCTTCTCCCGGTACTGAATGAGCTTGATTCCGGCGTCCAACATGGCCCGGACCACCTCCAGGTTGGACCGACCCAGGGAGTGCTCCTCGCTGGTCAGGCAGTACAGGTCGATGTTGTGCAAGGGATTGTTCATGAGACGCTTCCTTGATGATGTGGATGGAGAGGGTGTTGAAGATGCAAAAAATGATGCAGCACCACGTCGGCCTGCTTGGCCGCGGCCACGGCGACCAGGGGGGCCAGCGGGGGAGTATCCGAACAGGCGGCGGTTTGCTCGTCGCCCACGAGGAAGAAGTTGGCCCGGAGGCGTCTGGTGCGAATCCGGTCGGCGTTCCCGCATCCGGCAATGCCCGAGGCGGCCACGAACAAGGCCGAGGTGGGGAGCATGGCCTCGGCCAGCAGCTTTTTCACGGACGGGTCATCCACGCATTCCAGCACGGCATCGCAACCGGCAAACAGGCCCTGAACGTTGTCTTCCATGATCCGCGACTCCAGCAGTTCCAACTCCAGATCCGGGTTGATGCACAGCAGGTTGGCGGCCAGGGCTACGACCTTGGGCAGGCCGACCTGGTCCGGGAAGAAGAACTGCCGGTTCAGGTTGGAGGGTTCCACCCGGTCGAAATCCACGAGCACGAAGCGCTTGAACCCGGAACGGACCAGGGCGTGGGCGCAGTTGGAGCCCAGACCACCGGCCCCGGCCAGGCCGACGCGCACCCGTTGCAGGCGGGCCAGGGCCTCCGGGCCGATGTGATGGGCGATGCCTTGTTCAATGATATTCATGAGGAAATTATATCAAGCTGGGCGTTGGGGGTTTAAAACAAACGTTTCGGGCAGTTCGTTCAAAAAACCCAAGTACAAGGAGTAAAAAAAAGGCAAGGTTGAAGCGTATTTGATCATACGTGAGACTTTGGCCTTTTTGCAGCGACGCAGCAAATGGGAGTTTTTCAACGAACGGCCAACGGCTGCCAGTCCTTGAACACCGGCTGATAGCCCTTGGACCGGAGCATGGCCGCGATCTCGCCAACGCCGCGGTCGTCGGCCACCTCGAACTGCGGGGTTCCTGCCTGATCCGCCCCGTGGCCGCCCACGGACGTGGAGACCCCGGCGGAGAGCCGGGTTACGCCCAGGGGCAGGAGGTTTTCCCGCAGCCCGGGGGCTTCCCGGGTGGACAGGGTGATGGCTGCCCGGGGCAGGAACAGGCGCTGGGCCAGGAGGATCTGGGTCAGATCCCGGTCCGAAACCGGATGCTCAGGCTGCCAGCCCGCGGCATGAGGGCGCATCCGGGGCAGGGACAGGCCGATTTCCGCGCCGGGATAGCGATCCTGCAGCCAGCGGGCGTGCAGGGCGGCCCAGAAGGCGTCGGTACGCCAATTGCCTAGGCCGTAGAGCGCGCCGATCCCCACCCAGCGCATGCCTGCCCGGCAGGCCCGCTCCGGTGCGTCCAGGCGGAAGGCGTAGTCCCGTTTGGGGCCGCTGGGATGCATCCGGGCATATTGTTCTGGATCGTAGGTTTCCTGATAAATCGTCAGCCCCTCGGCCCCGGCGGTGATCATCCGGGCGTATTCCTCCTGGGTCAGGGCGTAGACCTCCAGGAGCAGGCTGGGGAAAAATCCGCGAAGCACGGCCAGAACCTGCTCCAGATACTCCGGCGGGGCCTTGGCCCGGGCATCGCCGGTGAGCAACAGGATCTGGCGCAATCCGGTGATTGCTATGTGCTCGGCCTCAACCCGGACCTCCTCCAGGGTAAGCTGACGGCGCTTGTTTTTCTGTTCCGCGTTGAAGCCGCAATACACGCAGCGGTTGGTGCAGAAATCCGAAACATAGAGCGGGGTGAACAGCTGAACCGCCCGGCCGAAATGCCGCAGGGTCACGGCCGCGGCCTTGCGGGCCAGTTCTTCCAGCATGGTCCCGGCGGCAGGCGAGAGCAGGGTCAACAGGTCATCCGGGCCGAGGCGGTCCTTGTCCAGGGCTCGGAGTACGTCCTGGCGCTGGTAGCCATGGATGGCCTTGGGCATGTCCAGGCCGGCATAGGTGCCCATGACTTCGGCAAAACTCATGGGCATTATCCTTCCAGAAAGCCGGTCAATGGCGAGGAAGCCTCGGCCTTCAGGCGCTGTAGTCCGGCCCCGGCCAGGAACCCGCGCCGCCCGGCCCGCACGGCTTCACCAAAGGCTCTGGCCATGCTCACGGGATCGGCGGCCGTGGCAATGGCCGTGTTCACCAGCACCGCGTCCGCGCCCATCTCCATGGCCTCGCAAGCATGGGAAGGCCGGCCCAGCCCGGCGTCCACGATAATCGGCAGGTCGATCTCCTCAATCAGGATACGGATCATCTCCCTGGTTTGCAGGCCGCGATTAGTACCGATGGGTGCGCCCAGGGGCATCACCGCCGCGGCTCCGGCGGAAGCCAGGTCACGGGCCACATACAGGTCCGCGTTGACGTAGGGCAGGACGACGAACCCTTCGGCGGCCAGGACTTCCGTGGCCCGCACCGTGGCGTATCCGTCCGGGAGCAGGTGGTTGTTGTCCGCGATGACCTCGATCTTGATCCAGTTCCCACATCCCATGGCCCTGGCCAGCCGGGCGATGCGCACGGCCTCGTCCGCGGTGCGCGCGCCGGAGGTGTTGGGCAGCAGGCGCATGTGTTTGGGGATGTGGTCCATGACGTTGCCGGTTGCGGC
This region of Desulfonatronum thiodismutans genomic DNA includes:
- a CDS encoding Fic family protein; its protein translation is MKFETFKAGRWAKRYQYQSFEPVPVNHPWTWEDPAINTLLEQATRALGELNAFSLIVPDIDLFIQMHVVKEAQTSSKIEGTQTGIGEALMEEEQISPEKRDDWREVRNYIEAVNTAIIELQNLPLSNRLLKRTHAILMRSARGEHKLPGEFRTSQNWIGGSSLNDATFIPPHRDNVPELMSDLEKFWHNEEIIVPHLIRAAISHYQFETIHPFLDGNGRIGRLFIPLYLISHGLLAKPSLYLSDFFERNRASYYDALMRVRVGNDLIHWVRFFLNGVAQTAAKGREVFRQILALRSEVEQSVMGMGKRAATAHQTLNLLYRKPVIDASDLERELKVSTPTANALIKSLRNKGILVETTGQQRGRVYAFDRYLSLFLS
- a CDS encoding McrB family protein, encoding MNSKPEGAGARACWFVGATYGGTGDQTPRFLREGIWENGYQDKYLDTVKSIQAGDRIAIKSSYTRKHDLPFDNRSQTVSVMAIKAIGTVKENFGDGRTLKVDWKPYDPPREWYFYTNRSTVWRVLPGDWTTDALIGFAFEEKPQDINRFRNAPYWRERFGDTTADKRRFNWTRFYEAMADQILSFRNRRSELVSSIHAIAERHDCMSILNDQYEKGVPGGPLKDICPFTVMGIFNRGITDANRKALANELASLLGVSVPVPDSFEGIPVVNNQRSWFFAYSYQRQPDDIDALWEIFAQAIAFSDTNDAETRSAFTAAFDNASKRWGVGWNLTMGLYWIRPWSFPTLDGQSQDYIRKKLNIQIGKNGPKGRCSARDYLELLDTLEARFQEDAYPVHSFPELSLAAWLYKDSGKSFHPKATDTDGQDAEMFEEDIELDEADADLKDLFPKFDQLMIPLLRLLIDGKEHLAKDVFRELKSLMGLEKYDVITLDSTGQPLFDNRAGWAKSYLKKAGLVVFPKRGFVQISEKGLEFLNQPQSELEKYSTFTDFFASTSSSPMDESRPIVPYSIDDILSDGCFISREKIEKILERLRTKKNLILQGPPGTGKTWLAKRLAFALIGQRDDSKVRAVQFHPNLSYEDFIRGWRPIGDGKLTLVDGPFLEMMKSASKEPTSRHVVVIEEINRGNPAQIFGEMLTLLEADKRTPNEALELSYKQSDGERVFIPDNLYVIGTMNIADRSLALVDLALRRRFAFIDLEPSLGKPWKDWVLSQCGIDVDILAEIEQRLTALNNVISADTGLGPQFRLGHSYVTPPFGIPINNPREWFRQVVDTEIGPLLDEYWFDALEKSQQARERLLEGF
- the mcrC gene encoding 5-methylcytosine-specific restriction endonuclease system specificity protein McrC, with the translated sequence MTLGTPEHASCSKDDGGRIGRIPVRNLWLLMLYASELFRDIENAKVAVEDNPDDIPDLVAEILCRQVERRIQRNLSYGYQSREAELNRVRGRINLLNTERRRLLDRGKVACRFDELTIDTARNRFVRSALENISKVVRRNGLARRCKALAASLRQMGVTGEQPGRGEVFIARFGRHDVDDQPMVAAAYLAFNLALPTEAEGSRQLPLPDREISWVRKLYEKGVAGFYDVVLSGKGWRVGSGKVIDWQIESKSPGIDRILPSMRTDIILDHSGTERRIVIDTKFNSVVTRGWYREESLRSGYVYQIYAYLRSQEGRGDLLAEKASGLLLHPSVGDMVNEAVMIQNHEIRFATVDLAASAKEIRGQLLQVLDFAI
- a CDS encoding AAA family ATPase is translated as MTNNPNPPRIESLSVRNYRALRELTLDQLTPLTVLLGPNGSGKSTVFDVFAFLSECFSDGLRKAWDRRGRFRELRSRDQGGPIVIEVKYREQPDAYLITYHLEIEEQAKGPVVKREFLRWKRGHPAAPFLFLDYRYGKGKVITGEQPEPSDIRVDKPLSGPEVLAVSTLGTLAENPRVIALRNFITGWHLSYLSADAVRGNPEAGAEERLSPTGDNLPNVVQYLREQHPERLERIFETLRRRIPRIEKVQAEVLQDSRLLLLVKDAPFSTPVLSRFASDGTLKLLAYLTLLYDPEPPRLVGIEEPENYLHPRLLPELAEECRLASDHTQLIVTTHSPFFINPLQPKEVRVLYRTADGYTRARRASDMPGVQEFLDQGANLGELWMEGHFDVGDPLNPQSLMGLDDEP
- a CDS encoding DUF4276 family protein; amino-acid sequence: MIQLELIVEEASAEEALRHLLPGMLRGRARAKVINLGSKYKLLKVLEDRLRAYRTRIDKGENLRVVVLLDRDDDDCVLLKDRLEQASAQAGLPSKSRPDERGRFFVVNRIVIEELESWFIGDPEALRGAFTRLPRITPTSGIFRNPDNGGTWEALHRFLKKHGIYRNSYPKIDAARRIAPNMRIDRNRSRSFGQFVAGIEAMLA
- the thiC gene encoding phosphomethylpyrimidine synthase ThiC, which produces MNWTTQMDAARRGIITDQMRTVAAKENLPVETLVERMAAGEVIIPANKNHAHLDPEGVGRGLRTKINVNLGISKDACDMDLEMEKVRHALRLGAEAIMDLSCFGKTREFRQALIAESRAMIGTVPIYDAVGFYDKNLSDITADEFFDVVQTHVDDGVDFLTIHCGLNRLTAERIEKTDRLTSLVSRGGSLLYAWMKENDAENPFYEHYDRLLDICVKHDVTLSLGDGCRPGSLHDATDAVQVQEMIVLGELTKRAWERDVQVMIEGPGHMALNEIAANMVLEKRLCHGAPFYVLGPLVTDVAPGYDHITSAIGGAVAAAAGADFLCYVTPAEHLRLPTLEDMKEGIMAARIAAHAADIAKGIPGARNWDDKMSKARADLDWEGMFTLALDPEKARAYRASSRPHHEDSCTMCGKMCAVRTMKRIKEGKDIRLDD
- the thiE gene encoding thiamine phosphate synthase; the encoded protein is MNNPLHNIDLYCLTSEEHSLGRSNLEVVRAMLDAGIKLIQYREKDKLGRVKLEECAAIRELTREAGALFLVNDDVAVAQAMDADGVHVGQDDLPVPVVRRLLGPGKIIGLSTHSPDQARAAVAAGADYIGVGPIFATKTKKDVCAPVGLEYLEWVTANLSIPFVVIGGIKEHNIGEVIHRGASCVAMITEIVAKPDIAGQIRALRNAMNNNIKE
- the thiF gene encoding sulfur carrier protein ThiS adenylyltransferase ThiF, encoding MNIIEQGIAHHIGPEALARLQRVRVGLAGAGGLGSNCAHALVRSGFKRFVLVDFDRVEPSNLNRQFFFPDQVGLPKVVALAANLLCINPDLELELLESRIMEDNVQGLFAGCDAVLECVDDPSVKKLLAEAMLPTSALFVAASGIAGCGNADRIRTRRLRANFFLVGDEQTAACSDTPPLAPLVAVAAAKQADVVLHHFLHLQHPLHPHHQGSVS